From the Juglans microcarpa x Juglans regia isolate MS1-56 chromosome 7D, Jm3101_v1.0, whole genome shotgun sequence genome, the window ccacgccatctatggtcaccaggtaaaaatcgacgatgacccatgaaacataatttcctcccgtacgtaagccattcagatttggtatatttgttacaagttggacatgccattttccccttagtactccaacctgacaaattcccataagctggaaaatcatttattgtccacaacaccgcagcatgcatcttgaacgacttgcctgttgacgaatcaaatgtgacaaccccattctcccacaaatctttcaaatctgcaatcaatggctgtaagtgtatgtctatatcatttcccggtgacctcggacctgggatgagcaaactcatcatgaaatatggatctttcatacacttccacggtggtagattatacggcataagtacaactggccaagtactatgactagtactcatgttcccaaaaggattaaatccatctgttgccaacccaagtcttacgttacgcggttcttcagcaaaccatgggtgttcctgatcaaattccttccacacctgggagtcagcaagatgtgacaaaatattatcgttccttactctgtctgataagtgccatgtcatatctacagccgttgcgcgtgacataaataatcgttgtaatctaggtatcaatggaaagtggcgtatgaccttttgcggaacatttgccttgtccgatattcatcttgactcgtggcatataggacactcgttcaactgctcattctctcgccaaaataatatgcagtcattcttacatgcatgtattacgttgtaatcaaatccgagtcctcgtttcaacttttttgcttcatagaagttacgaggtaaagtattgtctgtcggcagtgcctctttaaacagctcaagtaacatattgactgccttaatagataatcgacacattgattttatgtgaagcaatcttacggtaaacgacaacttactatgtcttctgcatcctggatatagctcacgctgtgaatcattccacaagcgtgcaaaagtgttatggcccccatcatttgagcttgatgtgtccgtgtcaccttcattcataaacattcccgcaccgatgtcacctaacatttcctccatatcctcatcgtaatcatctccaacaatctctggttgtacatcttcatcgatctcttcttcttcatgtggagcttcaaatgaagttggatatggttcaccgtgtaagacccaatcagtataacccttatcaatacctttgacaaacagatgctctctcaccaagtctatcttatgagaacgcaaattcctgcattctctgcatgggcatctgatacgcccatcactatcacatgtacccaatgcaaactccaagaatttcttaacaccttcagcatatatattgtaattctgacccaatcgatcgctaactctcatccaactcttatccatgcctaactatattcattacaaacaatattttaatgcatcagcaaacaactatgtatcatgtaccaattaatgagtatgccacctttcaccgggtagttggtcctatcgcgttcggtattgtaagatcatagtcgccaacctatgatctattatctgtcatgtccaacaaaatttcggcagcatctccccatagttctccaaatatgctcgtttggttgtgtgcactgacgattaacacgtcgttgcaccatcaccgaaactgcatatccagagaacaatggatgaatctaccaaaatcataatgttggacgacaacagatatagttctatagtttgcgtgaatgatcttacaatcccaaactgtccactctggacaattcaagagttatcaatcaagcattcatccggattgataattctcgaacgggtctaaggtttattttgatgaacaaacaatgcaaaatatgctaatatatgtcaaacaataacaacatattatttatacaacaatacaacaaaaacttaattagtaggtattattaaatcttaactatttatattttaatttaaagatttagtagtattttaatttgaatattaattttattaatttatatttaagtatttaagtattattaaatcttaactatttatattttaatttaaagatttagtagtattttaatttgaatattaattttattaatttatatttaagtatttaagtattattaaatcttaactatttatattttaatttaaagatttagtagtattttaatttgaatattaattttattaatttatctttaagtatttaagtattattaaatcttaactatttctattttaatttaaagatttagtagtattttaatttgaatattaattttattaatttatctttaagtatttaagtattattaaatcttaactatttctattttaatttaaagatttagtagtattttaatttgaatattaaacttattaatttatctttaagtatttaagtattattaaatcttaactatttctattctaatttaaagatttagtagtattttaatttgaatattaaacttattaatttatctttaagtatttaagtattattaaatcttaactatttctattttaatttaaagatttagtagtattttaatttgaatattaattttatttatttagaattaacaatattaaatggtagttggtcctaattatttgtgatttagtagtacatataatttataaccataccaaacctaacgtattctgtatacgttattgatgtaatgtcattatccgttcgaactatgagaacctatgttcgaacaaaatgaatacgttcgaacggtaatccgaacccgttcgaacgtattcattccagattccagtcgccttcaacaacgccgaaaactccattaatcccaaactctaacaaacacaaacaacaatctcaaagcatacaactttctaacattgcaaaatataaagttcaaaccatacatttctattttaaaagaaatacctgaatttttgaagatgaaaaggaaataatccgagaataatccgaaaataatcacaaattatcctacaagtaataatccgagaataatgaagtgagatgaataatttttttgagcttaagggctagtttgagaaagaatacctctgatatgcgaaggggtaatcttcgggcgaccacacggagcgacagcaggaggagagaaacagaattgtgaggttctgtcgtgtttttgaagaacatttcatgttcgaacggttatttactaactgttcgaacgtgaaaatattaagcgggagaaaattccctcctaattttcacgttcgaacgttaacatatgtgttcgaacgttattgatttattaccgctcgaaaattaacagttcgaactttaatttctaactgttcaaacggtattgtaaatgtttatttatatttttttttcattacaccttttgaataaaagaacaacattaatatatatatacatattagatgatactatagtttaattggcgggatattttcccaccactgcaataatccgttcgaactataacaaattacgttcgaacggtaatccagctgtcttgtttttggcgagatgttttcccgccatttgccttgtccgttcgaatgtttttttacgttcaaacgttaacatatgtgttcgaacggtttacgagtaccgttcgaacacatatcctttatgtttaaatataacttttttcatcattaaatgaaaagtactataacatcatatgtattagttatatatactatcatatataatgtaatatatactatcatatatatagtaatctatactaaatatatagtatatatatatagtaatatatattatcatatatgtagtgacctatactatcatatatattattaagatcatatgtattagtaatatatactcacatatatatagcctcaaatatactaaggtcacataataaagtgtagagaaatttataagatgatagtatattagtaagctatactctatatatatatgttgtataatgtcatatataactttagtaggtaaagtataatggaatatataatatgacatatattagttaagtataaactcataccatatagcactacatgctattatgtggtactatatacatattaatatctcatatataacactttgatagtaaagtattatgatatattactattatactataaaaaaatattttataagttattatgctttcatttaaagtattctaccatcataatatatattataatattacatatatattacagtatatataatctactataatagtatatatattataacaatttataggaatataaatatagtatacatttaatatattttttaataaacttacaaaacttctgttcgaacgtgaaatagtaactgtcgaacggttttatattaacgttcgaactttaactattaacgttcgaacggttatgcacgtataagttatcgcaAGCAACTCCTTCTCTCACAccgccgtccccaccgtttgaaaaagagagaaaacgtttgaacgcactacattcaccgccgtctgccgtcgtgatcagtacatacgtcaatcacttttcctcccaagtaaaggtatgtattttcaaactcattttaccgtttattttataattttatggttttatttgttttttttttaaattgcattttttcatcaataattatcgtagaacatcataaatctatcgtaggatgtttagaaatgaagagtactttgtttttagtcgaagaaaccacggaatcgattaatttttgagtattttcatggccactgagttgactcagccatggccgagttagatctgttttacgttcgaacggtaaacctgtacgttcgaacttgatcgacacgttcgaacgttattaattgtccgtttgaccatatatttagacgttcgaacgctaattattaaattcattccattaacattttattagcttattaaattgttttcatcgtttaattgattatatgttctatcaattaatttattaaattgctattagtatataattttgtaaatcttttagtcgtaattagattttatcactaatcttgaatgtatattttatttttaaaatttcaggatcataataatgacttatcggggccgtaaatgtggtagatcaggagaaccttccatccaaacagttcgagagcgaaccattttacttgagcgacaggtaaaactgtctgattttgtcgctcttatatgggagggtcattccctcccatcagtattcaatgatcgtggttgggcaccaatcttagatcagcgagaagaaggaatggagctcgtttccttcattgagatcgttactgagttctataaagagctcggtgctgctagcccagacgatagaggggcatataggatctgtgtccgaggagctcctgttatattttcagcagacggactcgctgtatatctgggtattcctaggcttcttgatgcctatccaaacctgccgcctagagagtctggtccttcaggtgatgcagttatgtctcaggacgagggactagattacacagatgagatcgatacacttgctgatcacgagatcagagacttgattgttggtccagatgctccagtgtacgatggctccaagagtattaggcaggcagatttatcttctttcttcaagattatgaatttaatcattgccaataatattgacccacggcagcacaagacggaggtcggcatggatcgagcgagatttatgatacgggtcgctcgtggcatcccgatcgacctcgttggttatatatttgagagaatccgatcagaggcacggttcattacgacagatatactttCGTTTGGGATcttcatcactcgatttttgctacatgccggggttgtgtccgaacctgccgagcgttcccgattttcgatggcaccgatcaacagcaccaccctatcacggagcacgggacactctagatttcgttttcgtggggctgttcctgacagggctgagattcagagagatgcgcagctgggagatactggagtatcggctggtgagacatctacacaggctgagacatcacgcacatatattcgcgaggagatggctgacatattacgtgctgagatcagcgtacacacatcagcagtgcatactgcagtgcatactgccatgtctgagttgcgtacagagattatggctaccgtctctgggttacgtatagaggttaatgagttacgtacagtgattattgccaataatgcaactcaggtcacagttagtactcgcctgacacaggtagagacacaattagctgcagtcgagaatgtgtgtagagacctcgcatcacaatagtttttatcttttatttatattttcttttgttgtaattatgaacaatatatatggcattttgataatttgctttatttggttgattaatatatatgtggttgataatatttatttaactaaaaatcttatttaacgtaaaagaaattattaaaatattttaaaattaattacataaaattaattaatgaatttgtatatatgatatatattttttatattttgagtttcgtaccgagattaatattataccttcgaatgtataaatgtggtgcttgaatatgttctaagtaaatatattccgttcgaacggtttagaaaccttcccgccaggatttaccaccaaatattttccgttcgaacacaacaaattctcgttcgaacgtttttttaacttttcccgccataataaagtaattatccgccaaattttactgttcgaacgtattttttcactttcgaacggaaaaatttttttgagacgatttaattcgtcacagaaaatactgttcgaacggttattttgacgttcgaacgattttctaaattcatcgattttttgggacgaaatttaaatttcgtctcaaaaaatgacttttagggatgaaaaaaatttcgttcctaaataatttcgtcccaaaatctcaaatttgttgtagtacGCAAGTCTTGTAGATGGATGAACAGATAATGggatttaataaattttatatatcaataatgtgaccataatttttttgttttattagtaGTACTACTGTTGCTTACCAACcacaaagataaaataaaataaaaaaatgattgccATTGTTTGGTAACCCTATGTACTTATACCAAAGGATTAGAACATCTCCATTAATATAACCCTAATTATTCCTAATCATATTTCGTCATCCacataataaatttttctttcttttttttttttttttaaaaaagatctCCAAGTCATCATGATGATGTATAATCTTATCATAACATATTTGCATTTTACAAGACATATTTTCTTAAGAGTAGCACTAACGTGCCGACCGCTAGTGCAAatctagtgttttttttatccaatttttttattcacatttttgttatcatttttaaatattttaaaaaatatattaaaaaatacatcaatacacttgaaatcacttctttaatcactaagttaagaaaaaaaaattttttttgacaaaCGATCACACTGAGCGGTATAAATGGGACGTGAGACTAGAATTTATccttttcttaaatatattcatcattatatatgttgttttctcaTGATATGTGTAATTAACgctctattttcttttgaaacacaTGCAAATACTCGTAACGATTAGATCTACgaacactttatttttattactgcAATGAGAAACACATGCATGCAGGGATTATAATCTACATGACTTGCTCGAGTCTTTCCTTTCGCTGCTGCTACAAAAGAAAATACGTACCCATCGAGCTACAACGACTCAACCGATCGACGTCATGTACGTTTAGCTTTCTTTTCCAAtataaccctaaccctaaccctaatcaCGGATAGTATCTAGTCCGGTTGCCAACTATCTCGTGCAAGAGTCCAAAGGGAAAACGCCCACCTTCCCCATAAATTATGCCAAAATGTACATCATCAAACCGCTAAAGCCTCACCTACCAAGGTCTAGACAATTGTGGGAGAACCATAAAATAAGGAGGGGATAAGAGAGATGAGCTCAGAGACTATAATTTATTGGGTAGAAGAGAGACATCCACCTTTTAGAAAGCAAGGAATCTTAAGCTATATATATTGACCTAACATGTCTCcttttccttatatttttttattctctttttattGTCGTCTTAAAAACTGACTAGTAGAAAAGACAAACCATTCAACCCATCATATATCTCTCCTCCAAAAATAATCACCACCACAAAAGCCAACTCATATTATCTTTTGGGGGCTCTGATCATCACTTTCTGGTACAACCAACATTTGTTTATAGTGTGTGCTTGAAGCTCTTTTATCAATACCCATTTTTAATGATTCATGATCTGATGATTTGGATAAGCATGATCGATCAATATTATAAACAAAGCAATCACTTCActtaaattattacaaaatttaaattttcaacaccATGAATTCAGGGTTGAAAGCAATCACTTTAATTAGAGAGAGTAGGGGTGCAAATGTcctaatttcttccattttttcttctcaatttatccattttttcatTGGGTAATAGGTATATATCATATCGAATATACCCGATGGATGATCCCCCTTCTTCATGATAAGCTTTAACTCCTAATTTCTGAATTTAGAATTATTGAAATATGTCCCCTACTACTCCTTATCTTGATGCCACTAATATTTTAGTGTCAAGTCTTTGTCAATGTCTCAAAGCAATCATTGAGATTTAGATCAAGAAATTACGGTgaaatttctctttaagaaaagaGCCACGACATTGTATccagtttatatataaacttaattTGCAAGTAAGAAGAACACACACAGTATAAAGCAATAAAAAGGTGATCGAGACACCGAGGAGTTATCAGGACCACATGTCCACAACCCATTTTAATAGCTTAAGGTAGAAACAACATGAGTACAccaaaaagcaaaataaattaaggatAAACAAGGACGACAATCACCAGTACATAAATACATGAgatccaaaggaaaaaaaaaaaaaaaaaaaaaagaaagaaaaataagaaagaaacaCCCTGCCCATAGGCATGTTTATCTACAATTCCATGGTCCTCCATTTACAGCTCTCAAACCCATGAGAGACAGAAACTGATGGATAAAAGAGGACCCTGATCAGACaacttgcatgcatgcactaTGATATTGTTATTCTTTTGAATCATGATGACCATCCATCTCCATCGATCTTTGAGGATATTATTTCATGGTCGGGGAGGAAAAGCTTAAGCGTTACTTCTGAAGGAACCTAGAGCCTTAATGGCTCCTGCTCTGAGGATGAATTGGTGATAGAAGGCAGCAATTGCAGCTCCAATAAATGGTCCAACCCAGAAAATCCACTGAAACATATATCATATGCAGATAATGATTAGTCTCTcagattaataaaaatatgaactttGGACTCATGAATGTGTAGTgggaaaaagtaaaattatgaAAGGAATTAGAAGAGGTGGGAGAAATATGTATAGTACTTGGTCATCCCAGGCCTTGTCCTGGTTGTAGATCACTGCGGCTCCGAAACTTCTAGCTGGGTTGATACCAGTACCGGTGATTGGGATTGTTGCCAGGTGAACCATGAACACAGCGAAGCCAATAGGGAGTGGTGCCAACACCTTAAATATTTCACaacaaacaaaatcaattaTACAAGACCTATGTAGCcagtaaatattatatatatatatatatatatatatataattacttgtGACAATGCATGTGATGCAGTAGCTAGCCGTTCTTTgtgatcatttatttttacagaaaatagaattgaaataatttttttatcatatattgttataaatttgttatcccaaaaaagaaagaaagaaaagatttaattatgaaaagcttttttttttttttttttttaaaaatcatgaaGTATCAATACTACCTAAAGATGCAGGGCCTATACTTTTCTTACAAAAAGTTGAGTTCACTTCGTGAACTCTAGTTTTGTTAAATTTTCTGTACGGTTCAAGAAGATGTTCTTGAAGCTACTGATCTTCTAAAGTAAGGCAAAAATGAATTAAGGCATGTCTCTTTTTCTGCACAAATAATGTTGAAAGCGAaatactttttctttgaaaacttCAGTCACTATGTTTTAACTAGAGAAAGAATCACAAATCAAACAAACACTTGAGAAGAGAAAATGGGCACACATCATGAGGCCTAATAAATTAAATTGGCTCACATCACTTTTAATATTGGCTGGACAAGATAACGAAGAAAAAATGTCACGAAAGTAatagcataaaaaaaattgaagtggcggattataaaatttcttattgtaaaatatataaatggttTTATgtcaaatcacattaatttataaataagatttttattagACCAGCTAGCGAAAGTAaagtaaattttaatttgtaagtAAGATTTTTGTTAGAGCTAGCGAAAGTAAATTGTGGGGATGAGGATGCAAGCTGCTAGCTTACAGGAACATGAGAGTCTCTGGCGCTCCTCTTCGGATCAGTGGCTGAGAAAACAGTGTAGACAAGAACAAAGGTACCGATGATCTCAGCCCCGAGTCCAACGCCCTTGTTGTACCCTTGTGCCAGCTCGTTGGCACCACCTCCGTTCTGGTTGTAGTGAGTCTTTTGGAAGCCCTTCACAAGCCCAACACCGCATATGGCTCCCAAGCACTGCGCCACCATGTACAGCACCGCCCTTATCAACGACACCTTTCGAGCCAGGAACAGCCCGAACGTCACTGCCGGGTTAATGTGCCCTCCTATGTTCATGTcccaattattaatatatataattgattttaaCTAAAGACGTTCTTTGTAACGATCAACCTTAAAAACGAGCAACAACGTACCAGAGATACCGGCGGTGCAGTaaacgaggatgaagatcatgCCTCCAAAGGCCCAAGCAATGCCGAGAATGCCGACTCCAGCGCAATCGTCGGCGCCGGGGGCAGTACTCTGGACCTTGTACCCGATCACAGTCAAGACTGTGATgtaaaggaaaagaagagtGGCTATGAACTCCGCTATAAGAGCTCTGTAGAAGGACCACTTTGTCAGCTCCTCCGGGTCGATCAAAGGCGCTGGAGGTGGATCCTGGTAGTCCTTGGCCGAGTACTCTCCCTGCTCCGCACCCTCAACGTCCTTTCCCATTTTTCTCACTAATTACGTCTTGGCTTCACAAGCAACTGATGATCACAGATCAGCGAAAGAACAAAGAGTATTCAGAAAGAGGAAATGAACGGTAGGGAAGTGTGTTGTGTTTTGTGGTTGTGATGGGTGGATGGATCGAGTACAAAGGGGGTATTTATGGAGAGGCACAGAGAAACGGTCCATATTAATTAagattaataatttaagtatatatatatatatatatttctttttttgggtaagAATGTTAATTAATgacataattaacatatatatatatatatatatatatatgcatatatatgccGCCCATTGAGCTTGATTTCGCTTGCATGGACCCACCTTGTCGTCCAACGGCTCTTGATTACTTTTCTTGCATTGtttttgatctttttctttttggttccAGCTAGATAGGTTAACTAGTGGTAGATCAGGCCAGTACTATGAACAAAATTCAACAACTTCAACGGCTAGCTATGtctataatatatgtatatatatgtggttgttgTTATGTGTGAAACGGTCATGTAATCCAGGTTAGGAGTGGAATTTAGCATTAACACTACTAATACAACTCCGATGCTAAGGTTCTAGGTCCTACATTTAGTTGGTAACAGTGGTTTTGGTTCCAAGCGATCGATAAAAGAATAATCTTACATGAACATGACCGTCAAATGCTTGTTTGATTGATCTCTTTTAAAAATTGGATCATTCAATTCGATTAGGC encodes:
- the LOC121239293 gene encoding aquaporin PIP2-7; this translates as MGKDVEGAEQGEYSAKDYQDPPPAPLIDPEELTKWSFYRALIAEFIATLLFLYITVLTVIGYKVQSTAPGADDCAGVGILGIAWAFGGMIFILVYCTAGISGGHINPAVTFGLFLARKVSLIRAVLYMVAQCLGAICGVGLVKGFQKTHYNQNGGGANELAQGYNKGVGLGAEIIGTFVLVYTVFSATDPKRSARDSHVPVLAPLPIGFAVFMVHLATIPITGTGINPARSFGAAVIYNQDKAWDDQWIFWVGPFIGAAIAAFYHQFILRAGAIKALGSFRSNA